Proteins co-encoded in one Flavivirga eckloniae genomic window:
- a CDS encoding MFS transporter: protein MKLKGLRWWVVGLIALATIINYIDRQSLSVLWPEIAKDLYPDSSADEHKSIYAYISIIFVFSYAFGQAIFGKIFDWVGTRIGFALSIGIWSIATALHALAKGLLSFGIFRGILGIAEAGNWPGATKGNAEWFPTKERALAQGIFNSGAAIGGIISIPLIAALTIYFSWQAIFILVGLAGLLWLIPWMILVKAPPKSHPWITEAERQYILTGQKNQDADADGDFEEEEYNPTVKEMLSRKESWGVIVASAVIDPIWWLFVFWIPIYLFEVYGMDVKTIGIYGWVPYVGAMIGAWTGGLLAQNRIKAGWTVDKTRKLVITLGCLIMLPALLGMASPGGPVMAVIIMAVILFGFQVAIGNVQTLPSDYFGGKTVGTLAGFSGMAAKLTAAGLTYLVPILTKGGHYTPAFIIGAALAIIALASIWILCGKIEPLKRKV, encoded by the coding sequence ATGAAACTAAAAGGTTTAAGATGGTGGGTAGTCGGATTAATTGCCCTTGCCACTATTATCAACTATATCGATCGCCAGTCGTTAAGTGTACTATGGCCAGAGATCGCAAAAGATCTCTACCCAGACAGTTCGGCTGATGAACATAAATCAATATACGCTTATATCTCAATCATTTTCGTGTTTTCCTATGCTTTTGGTCAAGCCATATTCGGGAAAATTTTTGATTGGGTTGGTACACGTATAGGGTTCGCGCTTTCTATAGGAATTTGGTCAATAGCAACGGCATTACATGCTTTAGCTAAAGGCTTATTGAGCTTCGGGATATTCCGTGGAATTTTAGGTATAGCAGAGGCAGGTAACTGGCCCGGAGCAACCAAAGGGAATGCCGAGTGGTTCCCCACTAAAGAAAGGGCCCTGGCTCAAGGAATTTTTAATTCGGGCGCAGCAATAGGTGGTATTATTTCTATTCCGCTAATTGCCGCTTTAACAATTTATTTTAGTTGGCAAGCCATATTTATACTGGTAGGTTTAGCAGGTTTATTGTGGCTAATTCCTTGGATGATATTAGTAAAAGCACCACCTAAATCGCACCCATGGATCACAGAGGCAGAACGGCAATATATCCTTACAGGTCAAAAAAATCAGGATGCCGATGCCGATGGCGATTTTGAAGAAGAAGAATATAATCCAACAGTAAAAGAGATGTTATCGCGAAAAGAAAGCTGGGGTGTCATTGTAGCTTCAGCAGTGATCGATCCTATTTGGTGGTTATTCGTATTCTGGATACCAATTTACCTTTTCGAGGTTTATGGTATGGATGTTAAAACCATTGGGATTTATGGATGGGTGCCTTATGTAGGAGCCATGATAGGTGCTTGGACTGGAGGTTTGTTAGCTCAAAATCGTATAAAAGCCGGTTGGACGGTCGATAAAACAAGAAAGTTAGTAATTACCTTAGGTTGTTTAATCATGTTACCAGCGCTATTGGGAATGGCTAGCCCTGGAGGACCAGTAATGGCTGTAATAATAATGGCGGTTATTTTATTTGGATTCCAAGTAGCTATAGGAAACGTACAAACCTTACCAAGCGATTATTTTGGAGGTAAGACAGTAGGTACATTGGCAGGGTTTTCGGGTATGGCTGCAAAATTAACGGCGGCAGGTTTAACATATTTGGTTCCCATATTAACAAAAGGAGGTCATTACACACCGGCTTTCATTATTGGAGCTGCCTTAGCTATTATTGCTCTTGCAAGCATTTGGATATTATGTGGAAAAATAGAGCCATTAAAAAGAAAAGTTTAA
- a CDS encoding bifunctional 4-hydroxy-2-oxoglutarate aldolase/2-dehydro-3-deoxy-phosphogluconate aldolase — translation MAQYTRIEVAEVMKSTGLVPLFYNSDIEASKKVLKACYDGGARLLEFTARGDFAHEVFGELVKYAIKALPGMILGVGSVTDAAAASRFMALGANFIVTPVLREDIAIVCNRRKVLWSPGCGTLTEITRAEELGCEIVKLFPGDIYGPQFVKGVKAPQPWTNIMPTGGVSPTKENLEAWFSAGVTCVGMGSKLMAKDANGQFDYAKIEEKVKFSIDLIKEVRS, via the coding sequence ATGGCACAATATACAAGAATAGAAGTTGCAGAAGTTATGAAAAGCACAGGACTGGTTCCTTTGTTTTACAATAGCGATATAGAAGCAAGTAAAAAAGTATTAAAAGCTTGCTACGATGGCGGTGCTAGATTACTGGAATTTACAGCTCGAGGTGATTTTGCTCACGAAGTTTTTGGAGAGTTAGTAAAATATGCGATTAAAGCATTGCCCGGTATGATATTAGGTGTTGGTTCTGTAACCGATGCCGCAGCAGCCTCAAGATTTATGGCTTTAGGAGCAAACTTTATTGTAACACCTGTTTTAAGAGAAGACATTGCTATTGTTTGTAACAGAAGAAAGGTGCTATGGTCTCCTGGTTGTGGTACTTTAACCGAAATTACCAGAGCAGAAGAGTTGGGTTGCGAGATTGTTAAATTGTTCCCTGGCGATATTTACGGACCACAATTCGTAAAGGGTGTAAAAGCGCCTCAACCATGGACGAACATTATGCCTACAGGAGGTGTGTCTCCAACAAAAGAAAATTTAGAAGCCTGGTTTAGTGCTGGTGTAACCTGTGTTGGAATGGGATCTAAATTGATGGCTAAAGATGCTAACGGACAATTTGATTATGCTAAAATAGAAGAGAAAGTAAAATTTTCTATTGATCTTATTAAAGAAGTTCGAAGCTAA
- a CDS encoding LacI family DNA-binding transcriptional regulator has protein sequence MSNKKKSTIKDIANVLNISPAAVSKALHNDSRISEKTKKAVRQVAKNLNYQPNHLASALRKGKSNLVGVIVPRTNSNFFSSVIQNMEEELNKEGYNIIITQSNESYKKECNNIDALLFTQVDGIIASMANETTDLEYYEKIKSKGIPLILFDRGENDLNVDYIGINDYDSSHLIVNHLVEQGCKRIAHIGGFKRTRIFNNRIRGYIDALKKHDLPLENELLIESSLTTEDGREKMIRLLALENRPDAVYVAGDYAALGALQVLNEQHIKVPEDIALVGFGNEPFTAMVTPTITSINQHSSEIGKQAAKTFLEHSKKSVVKQTLNKIILDAELIVRDSSNIKDS, from the coding sequence TTGAGTAATAAAAAAAAATCAACAATAAAAGATATAGCAAATGTTTTAAACATTTCTCCTGCTGCGGTATCTAAAGCGCTTCACAATGATTCCCGTATTAGCGAAAAAACCAAAAAAGCGGTTAGGCAAGTTGCGAAAAATTTAAACTATCAGCCCAACCACCTCGCTAGTGCCCTGCGTAAAGGAAAAAGTAATCTGGTGGGCGTTATTGTACCCAGAACGAATAGCAACTTTTTCTCTTCTGTGATTCAAAATATGGAAGAGGAATTAAATAAAGAAGGTTACAATATTATTATAACCCAATCCAACGAATCGTATAAAAAAGAATGCAATAATATTGATGCGCTTTTATTTACTCAAGTTGATGGTATTATCGCTTCTATGGCTAACGAAACAACCGACCTAGAGTACTACGAAAAAATTAAATCCAAAGGAATTCCTTTAATCTTGTTCGATCGTGGGGAAAACGATTTAAATGTCGATTATATTGGGATTAACGATTATGACAGCAGTCATTTAATTGTTAATCATTTAGTAGAGCAGGGTTGTAAACGCATTGCTCATATTGGCGGTTTTAAGCGTACTCGTATTTTTAACAATAGGATTAGAGGTTACATTGATGCACTAAAAAAACACGATCTTCCTTTAGAAAATGAACTATTAATTGAAAGTAGCCTTACTACAGAAGATGGAAGGGAAAAAATGATTCGGTTATTGGCTTTAGAAAACAGACCGGATGCTGTTTATGTTGCTGGTGATTATGCTGCCTTAGGGGCGTTGCAAGTGCTAAATGAACAACATATTAAAGTCCCCGAAGACATTGCTTTGGTTGGCTTTGGCAATGAACCTTTTACTGCTATGGTAACGCCTACTATTACAAGTATAAATCAGCATAGCTCCGAAATTGGAAAACAGGCTGCCAAAACATTTTTAGAACACTCCAAGAAGTCTGTAGTTAAACAAACATTAAATAAGATAATATTGGATGCCGAATTAATTGTTAGGGATTCTTCTAATATTAAAGATTCGTAG
- a CDS encoding FKBP-type peptidyl-prolyl cis-trans isomerase, giving the protein MKTIKILSLSIATLFVVSCNKGNYNSTSLKTELDSVSYAVGMDIARGVGSSFDEINKDLLVQGYLNASDSSKLLIEKDKVQQFLQTYMMKKREDMMKKQKEEALKKAEEQFGANKAEGEKFLAENISKEGIETTESGLQYIVLKEGTGDNPVATSKVKVHYHGTRINGEVFDSSVERGKPEEFKLNAVVSGWTEGIQLMNLGAKYKFFIPQNLAYGAFPRQGGKIKPFDVLIFEVELLEIVK; this is encoded by the coding sequence ATGAAAACAATAAAAATTTTAAGCCTATCAATTGCTACTTTGTTCGTAGTTTCTTGTAATAAAGGGAATTATAATAGTACATCGTTAAAAACAGAATTAGATTCTGTTAGTTATGCTGTTGGAATGGATATAGCAAGAGGTGTAGGAAGTAGCTTTGATGAGATTAATAAGGATTTACTTGTACAAGGATATTTAAATGCGTCAGATTCTTCTAAGCTTCTAATAGAAAAAGATAAGGTGCAACAGTTTCTTCAAACGTATATGATGAAGAAGCGTGAAGATATGATGAAGAAGCAAAAAGAAGAAGCGTTGAAGAAAGCCGAAGAACAGTTTGGAGCAAATAAAGCAGAAGGAGAAAAGTTTTTAGCAGAGAATATCTCAAAAGAAGGTATTGAAACTACAGAAAGTGGTTTGCAATACATTGTTTTAAAAGAAGGAACGGGTGATAATCCAGTAGCAACATCGAAAGTTAAAGTACATTATCATGGAACCAGAATTAATGGCGAAGTATTTGATAGTTCGGTAGAAAGAGGAAAACCAGAAGAATTTAAGTTAAATGCTGTTGTTTCAGGATGGACAGAAGGAATTCAGCTTATGAACCTTGGTGCTAAATACAAGTTCTTCATCCCACAAAATTTAGCATATGGTGCTTTTCCACGTCAAGGTGGTAAAATTAAACCATTTGATGTTTTAATATTTGAAGTAGAACTTTTAGAGATAGTTAAGTAA
- a CDS encoding FadR/GntR family transcriptional regulator: protein MKLEILTVGDNREIQNSIISKIKELINYKNLEPGDKLPSERMLSEKFKVSRSNVRDAIQKLEFYGLLKSIPQSGTFVANIGVVAMNGMIEDILRLESQDFKSLVETRILLELKTVKLASLRRTEEDLKHIKEALDAYEKKALSGEDAVQEDLLFHLAIAKASGNSTMNTFMLSITPQIIIDFEKYHVCDIDQAFEGIKEHTEIYEAIKSKDPKLAKQKMKDHFRALYQYCYNVE, encoded by the coding sequence ATGAAATTGGAAATACTTACAGTAGGAGATAACAGAGAAATACAAAACTCTATAATTAGTAAAATTAAAGAGTTAATAAACTATAAAAATCTGGAGCCGGGGGATAAATTACCTTCCGAGCGTATGTTATCTGAGAAATTTAAGGTGAGTAGAAGTAATGTTAGGGATGCCATTCAAAAATTAGAGTTTTACGGATTGTTAAAATCCATTCCTCAAAGTGGAACATTTGTCGCAAACATTGGTGTGGTTGCTATGAACGGAATGATAGAAGATATCTTGAGATTAGAATCTCAAGATTTTAAGTCGCTGGTAGAAACAAGAATTTTATTAGAGCTAAAAACTGTAAAATTAGCATCTTTAAGACGTACAGAAGAGGATTTAAAACATATTAAAGAAGCCTTAGATGCTTACGAGAAAAAAGCATTGTCGGGCGAAGATGCCGTACAAGAAGATTTGTTGTTTCATTTGGCCATAGCAAAAGCAAGTGGTAATAGTACTATGAATACATTTATGTTATCTATTACCCCACAGATCATTATCGATTTTGAAAAATATCATGTTTGCGATATAGATCAAGCCTTTGAGGGCATTAAGGAACATACAGAGATTTACGAAGCTATTAAAAGCAAAGATCCTAAATTGGCAAAACAAAAAATGAAAGACCATTTTAGAGCGTTGTATCAGTATTGTTATAATGTAGAATAA
- a CDS encoding sugar kinase, whose translation MSKVVTFGEIMLRLAPQGFLRFSQANSFDAIYGGGESNVAVSLANYGVSVDFVTRLPKNDIGECAMMEMRKRGVGVDKIVYGGDRLGIYFLETGAVSRGSKVVYDRAHSAISEIESGMIDWDSVFEGVEWFHWTGITPAISQGAADVCLEAVKAASAKGITISTDLNYRAKLWKYCDGAHREAVMTELTSYCDIVLGNEEDAEMHFGIKPEGITVQTQGHDVKAEAFLSVCQQMMEKFPRAKKVITTLRGSISASHNTWAGVLYDGKKMYETRQYQITDIVDRVGGGDSFMGGLIYGLLKYPEDDQNALDFAVAASCLKHTIKGDANLVTVAEVEKLMGGDASGRVAR comes from the coding sequence ATGAGTAAAGTAGTAACGTTTGGAGAGATCATGTTAAGATTAGCTCCTCAAGGATTTTTAAGATTTTCGCAAGCAAATAGTTTTGATGCTATTTATGGAGGAGGAGAATCTAATGTAGCTGTTTCTTTGGCTAATTACGGAGTTTCTGTTGATTTTGTAACACGTTTACCAAAAAATGATATTGGGGAGTGTGCCATGATGGAAATGCGTAAAAGAGGTGTTGGTGTAGATAAAATTGTTTACGGTGGTGATCGTTTAGGAATTTATTTTTTAGAAACCGGAGCCGTTTCAAGAGGTAGTAAAGTGGTTTATGATAGAGCTCACTCTGCCATTTCTGAAATTGAATCTGGAATGATTGATTGGGATAGTGTTTTTGAAGGTGTAGAGTGGTTTCATTGGACAGGTATTACTCCTGCGATTTCTCAAGGTGCTGCCGATGTTTGTTTAGAAGCTGTAAAAGCTGCAAGCGCAAAAGGCATTACTATTTCTACCGATTTAAATTACCGTGCTAAATTATGGAAATACTGTGACGGTGCACATAGAGAAGCGGTTATGACTGAGCTTACATCTTATTGTGATATTGTATTAGGTAACGAAGAAGATGCCGAAATGCACTTTGGTATCAAACCAGAAGGTATTACAGTTCAAACTCAAGGACATGATGTAAAAGCTGAAGCTTTCCTTTCTGTTTGTCAACAAATGATGGAAAAATTCCCAAGAGCTAAAAAGGTAATTACAACCCTAAGAGGTTCTATATCTGCATCTCATAATACATGGGCTGGAGTTTTATATGATGGTAAGAAAATGTATGAAACACGTCAGTACCAAATTACGGATATCGTTGATAGAGTAGGTGGTGGTGATAGTTTTATGGGTGGTTTAATTTACGGATTGCTTAAATATCCAGAAGATGACCAAAATGCTTTAGACTTTGCTGTTGCAGCATCATGTTTAAAACACACAATAAAAGGTGATGCTAACTTAGTTACTGTTGCAGAAGTAGAAAAATTAATGGGTGGAGACGCTTCAGGTCGCGTTGCACGATAA
- a CDS encoding SDR family NAD(P)-dependent oxidoreductase, whose product MSSLKGSVAIITGATGGIGFQVAKRLGQDGYTVILNGIEDEVGAEKVKELEAEGITAEYYGFDVTNEEAVTSNIKKIGEKYGKIDVLVNNAGGLGGRSRFEDMTTEFYRFVMALNLDSTFFASRAAIPFLKKSDNASIINYTSNAGWNAGGPGAGIYGTSKAGVHTITRALAKDLAEYGIRVNAVSPGTIDTPFHAQIKSTKPEVFASWKNNIMLGRLGQPEEVAGVVSFLASKDASFITAETVQIGGGQGLGI is encoded by the coding sequence ATGAGTAGTTTAAAAGGAAGCGTAGCAATAATTACAGGTGCTACAGGAGGTATTGGTTTTCAAGTGGCAAAGAGACTCGGTCAAGATGGATATACTGTAATTTTAAATGGTATTGAAGATGAAGTTGGGGCAGAAAAAGTTAAAGAACTTGAAGCTGAAGGAATCACAGCCGAATATTATGGATTTGACGTTACTAATGAAGAAGCAGTAACTTCAAATATTAAGAAAATTGGTGAGAAATACGGTAAAATAGATGTTCTTGTAAACAATGCAGGAGGCTTAGGCGGAAGATCTAGATTTGAAGATATGACCACCGAGTTTTACAGATTTGTAATGGCATTAAATTTAGATTCAACATTTTTTGCATCAAGAGCGGCCATACCATTTCTTAAAAAGAGTGATAATGCTTCAATAATTAATTATACATCAAATGCAGGATGGAATGCCGGAGGACCGGGAGCTGGAATTTACGGTACATCTAAGGCTGGCGTGCATACCATTACAAGAGCATTGGCAAAAGACCTTGCAGAATACGGAATTAGAGTAAACGCCGTGTCTCCAGGTACAATCGATACGCCATTTCACGCGCAAATTAAATCGACAAAACCAGAAGTTTTTGCTTCCTGGAAGAACAACATTATGTTAGGAAGATTAGGGCAGCCAGAAGAAGTGGCAGGCGTAGTATCATTTTTAGCAAGTAAAGATGCTTCTTTTATTACTGCAGAAACTGTTCAAATTGGTGGCGGACAAGGTCTAGGAATATAA